Proteins encoded together in one Asterias rubens chromosome 4, eAstRub1.3, whole genome shotgun sequence window:
- the LOC117289137 gene encoding uncharacterized protein LOC117289137, which translates to MSSSSSASLGVVSCPINSNTFPGKLWKLVNGGRFQSIGWSNAGTCVAINGTTFKNEVLYNEEFSVFKTQNFSSFVRQLNLYGFRKLAAVSTKESMSGEDVHHFQNPFFNRNRPELLGHVRRAGNRRRGGSENAENSYFTTTPYNRFGHLSSGCRNSQTLFHHQGATYAPVKSEPLHDIHNRFSPYQQTPFTTSTVQPNCYGPSSWSPSVNGAGVGGLHGLTLIANTVSGSLTATCPAEPRQVDYPTLFNQQGQLKKFVVIQEADIGQSFMGSLQNPGGISLSRCNDPLLTTSYDPMLCAIPQPSPPHHPPTTSQAFIMSPTPSNQSGLCYNLAQAGHSGLSSANPQPLHLASSVGQGVPVSTEVPIQVYTNLAPLVSVDSQLQHRQQVCLPQVSSSGGPSGGSSATVSDDCGNIEGMSNVGTSTGV; encoded by the exons ATGAGTTCTTCAAGCTCAGCTTCACTCGGTGTCGTTTCTTGCCCAATCAATTCCAACACATTCCCCGGAAAGTTGTGGAAACTAGTGAATGGCGGACGGTTCCAGTCCATCGGCTGGAGTAACGCTGGAACTTGCGTTGCAATCAACGGCACGACCTTCAAGAATGAGGTCCTCTACAATGAAGAATTCAGCGTTTTCAAAACGCAGAACTTCTCTAGTTTCGTCCGGCAGCTCAACCTGTACGGATTCCGGAAACTGGCGGCAGTTTCCACCAAGGAGAGCATGTCCGGGGAGGACGTCCACCATTTCCAGAACCCTTTCTTCAATCGGAACCGCCCGGAGTTATTAGGCCACGTTCGCCGGGCTGGCAATCGACGTCGAGGAGGAAGCGAGAATGCCGAGAACTCGTATTTCACCACCACCCCTTACAACCGCTTTGGCCATCTGTCCTCGGGCTGTCGTAACTCGCAGACATTGTTCCACCACCAGGGAGCGACTTATGCCCCGGTCAAGTCCGAACCTCTTCATGATATTCACAATCGCTTCAGCCCATACCAGCAGACACCGTTCACCACCAGCACTGTCCAACCGAATTGCTACGGTCCCTCTTCGTGGAGCCCAAGCGTCAACGGAGCGGGAGTCGGCGGCCTTCACGGCCTGACGTTGATCGCGAACACGGTCAGCGGGTCTCTCACGGCAACTTGCCCGGCAGAGCCCCGGCAAGTCGACTACCCTACGTTATTCAACCAACAGGGGCAGCTGAAGAAATTTGTCGTCATCCAAGAAGCTGACATTGGCCAAAGCTTTATGGGCAGTTTGCAGAATCCAGGCG GTATTTCATTGTCAAGATGTAATGACCCCCTGCTGACTACCAGCTATGACCCAATGCTGTGTGCCATACCACAACCGAGCCCTCCTCATCACCCACCCACCACCAGCCAAGCATTCATCATGTCTCCGACCCCGTCCAATCAGAGTGGTCTATGCTACAACCTGGCCCAAGCCGGACACTCCGGACTGAGCAGTGCCAACCCACAACCATTGCATCTCGCGTCTAGTGTTGGCCAAGGGGTTCCAGTCTCTACTGAGGTCCCAATTCAGGTCTACACAAACCTAGCCCCGCTTGTATCCGTAGACAGTCAACTGCAGCATCGCCAGCAG GTGTGTCTTCCCCAAGTGTCATCAAGTGGAGGGCCGTCAGGCGGTTCATCTGCAACAGTTTCAGACGACTGTGGAAACATTGAGGGAATGTCCAACGTAGGCACCAGTACGGGTGTATAA